A single window of Nicotiana tomentosiformis chromosome 1, ASM39032v3, whole genome shotgun sequence DNA harbors:
- the LOC138907915 gene encoding uncharacterized protein, producing the protein MAGELKKLTGRVQSIEGGTSVEGLNYEDVCIQPDVELPEGYKPPMFEMFDGTGDPKNPKTWANWVSMVSDFMDRFRFNTENTPDIFYVQNLKKNQTETFCEYATRWRSEVAMVRPPLEQEKMNKFFVRGQDPLYYERLMVIENYKFSDIIKLG; encoded by the exons ATGGCCGGGGAGCTAAAGAAACTGACTGGAAGAGTTCAGAGTATTGAGGGCGGGACAAGTGTtgaaggtttgaattatgaagacgTGTGTATCCAGCCAGATGTggaactgccggagggttacaaaccacCTATGTTTGAAATGTTTGATGGCACCGGCGATCCTAAG AATCCGAAGACGTGGGCAAACTGGGTAAGCATGGTATCcgatttcatggatagattcaggtttaacacagaaaacacGCCAGACATTTTCTATgtccaaaacctcaagaagaatcAAACTGAGACCTTCTGTGAATATGCTACTCGCTGGAGATCAGAGGTCGCCATGGTAAGGCCGCCGCTTGAACAAGAGAaaatgaataagttctttgtCAGAGGTCAAGATCCACTGTAttatgaaagattgatggttatagagaattacaagttctccgacatcatcaagttgggatAA